TCTGGAAGGCAATATAAAAATAGCGACTGTTATCCGCGCCATCGACAACCAGCAGACTTTAGATATCGTGTACCAGGATGCGGACGGACACGAGGAGCGGGTGGCGCTCTCGCCCTATATATATGGCAAAGACCCGGAAGAAAGAGCTGTGGTGTGGGGGGCGGTATCCGGCAGGGATAAAAAGCACCGCCGCTTTCTACTGGATGAAATTACCGTTACAGAAGAGCCCGTGGGCACCTTCGCCCTCGATCACGAAATGAAACTGAGCCAGCCCAGAGACATTGACGTGATTGCCCAGGTGGCGTACTAAACGACTCCCAATGAAGGCTAGGGATATAGGGCTTCTCCTCCTGCTTTTCCCACAGCCCATATACAGAAGTCCCTGCCGGTGACATACACCGTAGGGACTTTGTTTATATATAGCACGGCAATTCCAAGCCGATTAATGAACCATATAAACATCCTTTTTGCAGTTGCACCGGCTGCTTCTTTCTTGCTTCTTTGACTTTAGCATTTCGCTGCTTACCTTCGGGATAAGAATCTTTGTGAATTCATTAACAAGCCTGCTGCTTCACCTGCCACGCGCACAACGAACAGCGGCTGGAATTGACAAAGGCTCAATACATTTACTTTAAAATCCGCGCCGGTACCGGCCATCCCAACCACAGCCTAAGCTGCTTTGCTTTCCGCTGCTGGCAGCAGGCTCCGGGCGCTCCGCTATATGAATCCAGAAAAACTAAAGCACCTTGCCGGGCAACTGGAGGGGGAGTTTTATTTCGATACCACCATGCGTACGCTGTACGCCACCGACGCCTCGGCTTACCGCGAGATGCCCCAGGCCGTCGCTTTCCCGAAGTCTGTTGCGGATATAAAAAAGCTGATTCAGTTTGCCCGCCAGGAAGGCACCTCGCTTATCCCGCGCACGGCCGGCACCTCGCTGGCCGGACAGGTGGTGGGCAACGGTATTGTGGTGGACGTGTCGCGCACCTTCACTCAGATTCTGGAGGTGAACCCGGAAGAAAGCTGGGTACGGGTGCAGCCGGGCGTTATCCGTGATGAGCTGAACCTGTTCCTGAAGCCCTACGGTCTGTACTTCGGCCCCGAGACCTCCACGGCAAACCGCGCCATGATCGGGGGAATGGTGGGCAACAACTCCTGCGGCTCCAACTCGGTGATATATGGCAGCACCCGCGAGCATACACTTTCGGTAAAAGCCATCCTCAGCGACGGCACCGAAGCAGAGTTTGGCGTGCTGCCCCAGGCGGAATTTGAGGCCAAGTGCCGGGGCGAAAACACGTCCGGCGAGTTGGAGACGCGCATCTACCAGGCGACAAAGGCGATGCTATCGCATGTGCCTACGCAGGAAAACATCCGGCGGGAGTTCCCGAAGCCGAGCATTCAGCGCCGCAACACCGGCTACGCCATCGACCTGCTGCTGGAGTCGGAGCCGTTTACGGCTGGTAAAGAACCGTTCAATTTCTGTAAACTGATTGCGGGTTCGGAGGGCACCCTGGCTTTCCTGACGGAGATAAAACTACACGTCAATCCGCTTCCGCCCAGGGAAACCGGGTTGCTGTGCATCCACTGCCACAGCATCGACGAGTCGCTGCGGGCGAACCTGGTGGCGCTGCGCTACAAGCCCAGCGCCAGCGAACTGATGGACAGCTATATACTGGAATGCACCAAAACGAATATTGAACAAAGCCAGAACCGTTTCTTCGTGAAAGGCGATCCGGGGGCCATCCTGGTGGTGGAACTCGGTAGTGACAACATCGAAGAAGTAAAACAACGCGCGCAGGCACTGGTGCAGGACCTGGAAGCCAATGGCCTGGGCTACCATTACCCGCTCGTGACAGGGCCGGACACCAAGAAGGTATGGACGCTGCGCAAAGCGGGACTCGGGCTGCTTTCCAACGTACCGGGCGATGCCAAGCCGGTGGCTGTGATTGAAGACACCGCCGTAGACGTGAACGACCTGCCGGAGTTTATCCGGGAGTTTAACCTTACGCTGGAGCAGTATAACCTGTACTGCGTACACTACGCCCACGCGGGCAGCGGCGAACTGCACCTGCGCCCCATCATCAACCTGAAGACCGAAGAAGGCAACAAGCTTTTCAGAGATATAGCCACTGAGATTGCCCACCTGGTAAAAAAATACCGCGGCTCACTGAGCGGCGAGCACGGCGATGGCCGCCTGCGGGGCGAGTTCATCCCGTTCATGATAGGGGAAGACAACTACAGGCTGGTGGAGGAAGTGAAGCGGGTGTGGGACCCGTCTAACATCTTCAATCCGGGCAAGATTGTAAACACACCCTCCATGAACACCTTCCTGCGCTACGAGCCGGGGCAGGAGACGCCGGAGTTTGACACGGTTTTCCGCTTTAGCCAGGCAGGTGGCGTGCTGCGGGCCGCAGAGCTTTGCAACGGCTCCGGCGACTGCCGCAAAACGCACCTGACGGGCGGCACCATGTGCCCCAGCTATATGGTGACGCGCAACGAAAAGGACACCACCCGGGGCAGGGCCAACATGCTGCGCGAATTCCTTACCCGCTCTGAAAAGGCGAACCGCTTCAACCACGAGGAAATCATGGACACGATGCACACCTGCCTCTCCTGCAAAGGCTGCAAGTCAGAGTGCCCTTCCAACGTAGACGTGGCCAAACTGAAGGCAGAGTTTCTGCAGCATTACTACGATGCCAATGGCGTCCCTTTCCGTACGCGCCTGATAGGCAACTTCACCAAAGCCAACCAACTGGCGGCCATGGCGCCGGGTATCTATAACTTCCTGTTTAAGAATACCACCACGGCCGCCATCGCCAAAAAGATGATGGGCTTCGCGCCCAAGCGCACCCTTCCATTGCTGCAGGAAACTACGCTGCGCAGCTGGTTTAAAAAGCACAAGCGGCGGTCGGGCAGCAGCAACGGGCAGCAGGCGAAAAAGAAAGTATACCTGTTCTGCGACGAGTTCACGAACTACAACGACACGCACATCGGCAAAACAGCCGTGCTGCTGCTCGAGCGCCTGGGCTATGAGGTAGAGATTCCGAAGCACGAGGAAAGCGGCCGCACCTATATGTCCAAAGGCCTGCTCCGGGAGGCAAAAAAGCTGGCGCAAAAGAACGTGGCCCTGCTCAAAGGTATCATCTCCAGCGACACGCCACTGGTAGGCATTGAGCCCTCCTGCATCCTCTCCTTCCGTGATGAGTATATGGACCTGGTGGATGCCGGCCAGGAGGAAGACGCCAAATCCCTTTCCATCAACTGCCTGCAGTTCGATGAGTTTATCGCGCGCGAAATCCTCAGCGGCAACATCGACAAGAGCTTGTTTAAGGAGGAGACGCGGCTGATAAAGCTGCACGGGCATTGCCACCAGAAAGCGCTCTCTTCGGTGCTATATACCCAGCAGATGCTCACTTTGCCTAAAAACTATAAGGTGGAGCATATCCCGTCTGGTTGCTGCGGCATGGCCGGCTCTTTCGGCTACGAGGCCGAGCACTACGACATCTCCATGCAGGTGGGCGAGTTGGTCCTTTTCCCGACGGTGCGCCAGCAGCCGGAAGAGGTGATCATCGCGGCACCCGGCACGAGCTGCCGCCATCAGATTCACGACGGCACCGGCCGTAAAGCCCTCCACCCGATCGAGGTGTTATATAGTGCTTTGAGGTAAGAGTAACAAGAAAGAAAGAATTGTACATACTTCAAGTTGAAAACTTGCTGTATGCAAGACAAGTAAATGCTTTACAAATAAGACCCATGCAACCCCACATTCTACTGATAAACTGCCCGGACGAGAGCGGACTCGTCTATAAAGTCACCGGCATACTCTACAACAAGTACAACCTGAACATCATCCGGAACGACGAGTTCGTGGAGCGGAAGTCCAGCTATTTCTTTATGCGGACGGAGTTTTCGGGAGAGTTTAATCGCGAGGAATTGCTGCAGGATTTATATGCGGTGCTGCCGGAAGGCGTGGACTTAAAACTCACGGACGGGAGGAAAAAAGACATCGTGCTGCTGGCCACCAAAGAGCACCATTGCCTGAGCGACCTGCTTATCCGGCACGCTTTCAACGAGTTGAACGCCAACATCCTTTGCGTCATCAGCAACTATGATGTACTGGAAGAACTGACCCACAAGTTCGATATACCCTATCACCACATCAGCCACGAAGGCGTGAGCCGGGAGCAACACGAAGCGGCCGTGCTGGAAACGGTGCTGCAGTATGACCCGGAGTTCGTGGTGTTGGCCAAGTACATGCGCATCCTGTCGGGCGATTTTGTGTCGCATTTCACCAACCGGCTTGTCAACATTCATCACTCGTTTCTGCCTGCGTTTGTCGGGGCCAATCCCTATGCGCAGGCCTATGAGCGCGGCGTAAAAATTATCGGGGCCACGGCACACTTCGTGAACAACGAGCTGGACCAGGGCCCCATCATCGCCCAGAGCGTCATCCCGGTGGACCACACGCACAGCGCCCGCGAAATGGCGCAGGCCGGACGCGACGTGGAGAAGAACGTGCTGGCCAAGTCGCTGAAACTGGTGCTGAACGAGCAGGTGTTTGTGTACCGGAACAAGACAATTATATTTGAATAGCCCCGGCAGATCTAAATATGACCTACTGGCAGCGCCTCTAACGTCGCTGGCACGAAATCCGCTTTGGGGGCTTCGCAGGTGGGGCAGTTATATATAGCAAGGGTCTCAAAAGGAGTCCCCGCTACTATATGGTTTTGCTCGTCGCCCTGCGCTTCGGCATATATGGTCAAGCAGTTTTTGCACTGAAACACCTGTTGCGTTGGCTGCTGCTCTTTTTCACCTGGCGCTTCTTCCTCCATATATAAGGCCCCAGCCATATGCTCCGGCTCGCTCTGCAACTCGTAAAAGTAGTTACAGAGCGCAATCAGCGCGCTGCTAAGCTCCTGCCTGCTCACATCGTTCCGGAAGCATATATAATCCTTGGAGTTGGGATTGAACTCCCGGGTATATGAAATGTCAAAACGCTCAGTATCGGGGTCTGAGAGCTGCAGACACTTTTGCTGGGTACGGATAATGATGGAGCCGAACAGACCCGTTTTCGGCTGCGTTTTGATGGCAAAGCACAGGCGGTACGTCCGCACGTCTTCCTCGTTGAATTTCCGGACGAGGTAGTTTTTCAGGTCAAGGCCGTAGTCGCACAGATCCTCCACCTGCCAGTTCAGCTCGTTGGAGGCGTGGCGCACATTTATCCGGTGCCTGCACAGCACCATGTCCCACAAATCCCGGTCTGCCAGCTCAATGCCTTTGATGATAATAGATTTCCAGGGCGTGGTATAGAGTTGGCCTACCCTCGTTTTAAGGCATATCCTGCAGACGTCCTTCAGAAAGGCCACCGAAAACGTTTCGTCGCGGCGGTAGATGCCCAGCCACAGTTTGCTGCCGTACCGGTTGAATCCTTCGTAGTAAGGCAGCTTAAAGTCCGGCAGTTTCAGTGGCTCCAGCACAGGCTGCACCACAAAACTACCCCCAGCTGTCACCAGGCGGTGCAGCGTATTTCCCTCTATATGGGGCTGGTCGTAAAACTGCTCTTTGTTTGCAAAAATGGTGCTTTCGATGGCACTGCTGAGGCCGGGTATATCCTCGGAGTAGACCAGCGACGGCCAGGCGTATAGGAGGTTCGTTTTGGGAAAGCGTAAATATAAATACCAGTAGTTGCTGGTGTTGGAGGCAATGAAGTTGAGGTTGCCGGTGAAAAATGGAAAAAAGGTCTGGTTGTTGTCCACCAGGTTTATCTTGAGCTGGGGCCTGTAATCGAACAAATCCAGAATATCTTTGTAGACCCCTTCGCGCAGCCAGTCGGCATGGTACAGCACGTCCTCGATGGCGTACGCGCTGATGATATTCGGGTGGGTATCGGCATCGAGTTCGAACATGATATCAGCCGCCAGCAAATCCTGCTTCAGCGCACCTAACTTATCTTCTGCCACATAAAAGACAGCCTGCTGCCTGTTCCCAAACCGCAGGTTTCCCGCCCCTGCTTTTTCGGCAGCTTCTAAAAGGTGGTACAAATCCCCGGCCGACACCATGCCACCGGGCAGGTTGACTTTCACTAAGTGCTTCCGCATTGTCTTCTCCATTGCCTTTTTAGCTTGTGGCTGCCTCCTGTACATCCAGTTTCAAGGCGTTTTCCAATAGCTGTTTTACCTCTGGCCTGCAGGAGCCGCACCCCGTACCTGCACCCGTCTGGGCACAGAGCGCCATCAAATCAGTGCAGCCTTCTGCCACCTTCCGCCGGATGTTTTCGCTGCCCACGTTGTTGCAGCTGCACACCAGTTTCCCCAGTACCGGCTCTGCCTTTTGCCCGCTCCGTAACAGCTGCAGGCGCTTCTCGCTCAGCTCAATCCTGTTTGAGATCAACTCCCTGAACTCCTGAAACTCGGTTTTATCGCCGATCATAATGGTGCCCACCAGCCTGTCCTGGTGAATGATGCACTTCTTGTAGTAGCGTTTGGCCTTGTCTATGAAAACAATCTCCTCGTAGTGCTCCTCGTCCGGGCTCTCTGCCAGACCGATGCTGCACAGGTCAAAGCCGTGGATTTTGATGATGTTCATGAAGGTGCTGCCCTCATAATAGCTGGCGATGTTCCCGTTCAGGTGCTGCGCCACCACCTCCGCCTGCTGCTCGGCGGCGGCCGTGATGCCATATAGCACGCCGTTAAACTCCGCAATCTCGCCGATGGCATAGATGCTGGGGTCACTTGTTTGGAGCCGCTCGTTTACCAGCACGCCCCGCTTGCAGTCGAGGCCGCAGGCTTTGGCCAGTTCCAGGTTGGGCACGGTGCCGATGGCGATGATCATGGCGTCACAGTCTATCCGATGGCCGCTTTTCAGCCCAACGCCCGTCAGCCTGGAGCGTCCATAATATAGCTGCACTTCGTCGTTGTAGTAGATATCGCAGCCCTGGTCCACCATTTCTTCGTGCAGCAGCTGGCTGCCAAGCGGGTCCAGTTGCCGGTCCAGGAAGCGCGATACCCGCTGCACGATGGTGATTTTCACGCCCATCTCGCGCAGCGAAGCCGCCATTTCCAGACCTAATAAACCACCGCCTACAATCACCACGTGCGCGTTTTCCGGCACATGGTTTTTGAAGTTGTCGGCATCGGTGCGGCTTCGCATGGTAAAAATACCCGGCAACGACGGCACATGCTTCGGCACCGCTGCCCGGCTGCCGGTTGCCATCAGCAGCACGTCATAGTCTGTCCGGATGCCCCGCGAATCTATCACAAACTTTTTTTCCCGGTCTATCTCCTCCACGCTTACACCCCGGAGCAGTTGGATATTATAGGCCGGCTCTTCGGAGTCTTTCATCTTCACCAACTGCTGCCAGCTCTGCGTTCCGCTGATATAATCCGGTAGCATCACGCGATTATAGAAAGGAAAGTCTTCTTTGCTGAAGACGGTTATCTCATCGTTCCCGTTGATTTCCCGGTACGACTTCACAAAGCCATAAGCACCGGCTCCGGCCCCAATCACGACGATGCGCTGGAACGGCTTCCGGTACTTTTGCACATCCACCGCACAATACTTAAAGTCCGGTTCTTTGGATATCGGGTCCAGCAGATCGCTGGTCACGTTGTTGGCGCGGTTGAGGTCGCTGCCCAGTATCTTACCCCAGTGCATCGGCAGGAATACCACCCCCTTTTTTATACAGGGAGACAGCTTCGCTTTCACGCGCACCTCCCCCTTCGCGACTTTACTTCCACCACATTACCCTCAGCTATGTGCAAGCGCTCGGCATCGGCGGGATTTATCTCCAGGAAAGCCTGCGAGATATGCTTTTTCAGCTTGTTCACTTTGCCGGTCTTGCTCATGGTGTGCCACTGGTCGCGGATACGTCCGGTGGTGAGAATAAGCGGGAAATCGGCATCCGGCTGCTCGCTGCGCACTTCATCAGAAGGCGCATGAATGATGGCTTTGGTGGAAGGGGTATAAAATTCTTTATCCGTGAAAAGGCGTGGCGTACCCTCGCTTGCCTCCCCGGCTATATATGGCCACTGTACACTTCGGTGTGCTTTGAGCACCTCATAGCTCAGCCCGCCCACGTCGATGTTGGTGCCGGCGGTTAACTGCGTGTGCTCTTTATATATATCGGCAAAGCCAGGATAGTCGAAACCCCGGTAGCCCATCTTTTTAGCAAATCGGCATATGATTTCGGCATCCGGCAGCGCCTCTCCCGGCGGGTCTATTACCTTGTGCAGATAGCTCACGCGCCGCTCCGAGTTCGTCATGGTGCCTTCCTTCTCCGCCCAGGCGGCGGCAGGCAACACCACATCGGCATAAGCCAGCGTCTCGGGCTTGTTGCTGATTTCCTGCACCACCACAAACTTCGCTTTCTTCAGGCCTTCTTCGGCCATGCGCACATTGGGCAAGCTGGTGAGCGGGTTGGTGCAAAGAATCCAGATGGCTTTCAGGCGCCCGTCGTTCAGCGCTTCAAACATTTCGGTGGCCGTCAATCCTGGTTTCTCCGATATCACGGTGCCGCCCCAGAACTTCTGCACCTCTTCGCGGTGTGCCGGGTCGTTGAGGTTACGGTGCGCCGCCAGCAGGTTGCTCAGGCCACCCACTTCCCTGCCGCCCATGGCGTTGGGCTGACCGGTCAGGGAGAAAGGGCCGGAGCCGGGTTTGCCGATATGCCCTGTGATCAGGTTCAGGTTCAGCAGACTCAGGTTCTTGTTTACCCCGTTGGCGCTCTGGTTCAGGCCCATCGTCCACATGGATATATAGCCTTTGGCATTGCCTATATACTGCGCCGCCAGCCGAATCTCCTCTTCCGTTACGCCACAAACCTGGGCAGACTTCGCCACCGTTTTCTGAAACACCACCTCGCGATACTGCTCAAAGCCCTGCGCGTGGTTCCGGATAAAGTCGAGGTCGATGTCGCCGTTCTCAATCAGCACCCTGCCGATGGCGTGGTTCAGGGTCACATCGGTGCCTGGGTTGATTTGCAGGTGCAGGTCCGCAAGGGCGCAGGAATCGGTTGCCCGCGGGTCCACCACAATAATTTTCACCTCCGGGTTGGCTGCCTTGTGCGCCTCCACCCTTCGCCAAAGAATCGGGTGGCACCAGGCCGGGTTGGCCCCGGTCACATAGAAACAATCAGCCAGCTCAATGTCATCGTAGCATATCGGAACGCTGTCTTCACCAAGCGTCATTTTATAGCCGGCCACGGCACTGCTCATGCACAGCCGCGAGTTCGTGTCGATGTTGTTGCTGCCGATAAAGCCTTTGATGAGTTTGTTGATGACGTAATACTCCTCTGTCAGGCACTGCCCCGAGGCATAAAATGCCACCGACTCCGGCCCATACTTCTCGATGAAGGTTCTGAAAACAGCGGCCGTCCGCTCCAGCGCCGCATCCCATGTCACGCGCTGCCGGGGCATGTTTTTGTTGTAGCGCATCTCCGGGTACAGCAGGCGGTCGCTTTTGTCGTTCACCGTGTACTGCAGGTTCATGCCTTTGCTGCACAACATGCCCCTGTTTACCGGATAGTCCTTGTCGCCTTCCACGGTCACAGCGCCATTTTTCTCCCGGTGCACCACCACGCCGCAGCCCACGCCGCAATAGCAACACGTGCTGGCAAAGGAATTCTTATGTTGCGTCTCTACAGGCATAGCTTTGGTCGTGTTGCATGTTGTGTGATATCGCCTGCGTTCTTTCCGGCATTCACCCTTTGTTATGGCAGCTTACTCGATGCCTATATATACCCTGTCCCCTTCCACCTTCACGGGGTAGGTTTTCAGCTGGTAGTCATCCCCCGTCAGGCACTCGCCGGAGAGGAGCGAGAAGGTTTTCTTGTGAAAGGGGCAGGCTACTTTGGGCTCGCAGGTGTCGCCGGTGCTGCCGATCATCCCTCTGGAGAGCACCATCTGCTGCTTGTGCGGGCACAGGTTTTGGGTGGCGTACCACTCGCCGCGGCGGCTGAAATTGTACAGGGCGATCTGCTCGTTCCCCACTTTCACGCAACCGCCCCCGTTCTGGGGCACATCGTCGGTTCTACATACAAAAACCCATTCTACTGCTACGTCAATCGTTAATGTTTCCATAAGGCTATATGTTTTCAGTTTATATATGCTGTATAGATATCGGTTATATATGCTTACCATTCTTTGGCTTTCACCTGCTCGCGCAGGACGTCGAAAGCAACAAGCGGGTCTTTCTCTTTCGGGGCGTTCACGAAGTGGGCGAACTGCTTGCGCAGGTCCGGGTTCTCCACCACCTCTTTCCACTCGCAGTGGTAGCTGTTTACCAGCGCCTGCATCTCCGCCTCCAGTTGGTCGTTAATGCCGAGGCTGTCGTTGATGATCACGTTTTTCAGGTAGCTCAGGCCGCCCTCCATCTTGTTCAGCCAGGTGGCGGTGCGGGTAAGGGAATCAGCGGTCTTGATATAAAACATCAGGAAGCGGTCGAGATATCGGATGCAGGTTTCCTTGTCGATGTCGGTGGCCAGCAACTGCGCATGCTGGGGCTTGGAACCGCCGTTTCCGGCCACGTACAGGTTCCATCCCTTTTCGGTGGCGATGATGCCGAAGTCTTTCGACTGCGCCTCGGCGCACTCGCGCACGCAGCCACTCACGCCGCCCTTTATCTTGTGCGGCGCCCGGATGCCCCGGTAGCGCTCCTCCACCTCGATGGCGAACGACACGCTGTCGTGCAATCCGAAGCGGCACCAGGTGCTGCCCACGCAGCTTTTCACGGTGCGGAGCGCCTTGCCGTAGGCATGGCCGCTTTCGAATCCGGCATCAATCAGCTCTTCCCATATATCCGGCAGGTCGCTGAGGTGCGCCCCGAACATATCGATGCGCTGCCCTCCGGTGATTTTGGTATATAACCCATATTTCTTCGCCACCTGCCCGATGATGATGAGTTTGTCCGGGGTAATCTCACCGCCCGGGATGCGCGGCACCACGGAGTAAGTGCCGCCCTTCTGGATGTTGGCCAGGTAGCGGTCATTGCTGTCCTGGATGGTGTGCTGCTTCACAATCACGTCATTCCAGAGGCTGGCGAGGATGCTGGCAATAGCC
This window of the Pontibacter russatus genome carries:
- the purU gene encoding formyltetrahydrofolate deformylase, whose translation is MQPHILLINCPDESGLVYKVTGILYNKYNLNIIRNDEFVERKSSYFFMRTEFSGEFNREELLQDLYAVLPEGVDLKLTDGRKKDIVLLATKEHHCLSDLLIRHAFNELNANILCVISNYDVLEELTHKFDIPYHHISHEGVSREQHEAAVLETVLQYDPEFVVLAKYMRILSGDFVSHFTNRLVNIHHSFLPAFVGANPYAQAYERGVKIIGATAHFVNNELDQGPIIAQSVIPVDHTHSAREMAQAGRDVEKNVLAKSLKLVLNEQVFVYRNKTIIFE
- a CDS encoding rubredoxin, encoding MRKHLVKVNLPGGMVSAGDLYHLLEAAEKAGAGNLRFGNRQQAVFYVAEDKLGALKQDLLAADIMFELDADTHPNIISAYAIEDVLYHADWLREGVYKDILDLFDYRPQLKINLVDNNQTFFPFFTGNLNFIASNTSNYWYLYLRFPKTNLLYAWPSLVYSEDIPGLSSAIESTIFANKEQFYDQPHIEGNTLHRLVTAGGSFVVQPVLEPLKLPDFKLPYYEGFNRYGSKLWLGIYRRDETFSVAFLKDVCRICLKTRVGQLYTTPWKSIIIKGIELADRDLWDMVLCRHRINVRHASNELNWQVEDLCDYGLDLKNYLVRKFNEEDVRTYRLCFAIKTQPKTGLFGSIIIRTQQKCLQLSDPDTERFDISYTREFNPNSKDYICFRNDVSRQELSSALIALCNYFYELQSEPEHMAGALYMEEEAPGEKEQQPTQQVFQCKNCLTIYAEAQGDEQNHIVAGTPFETLAIYNCPTCEAPKADFVPATLEALPVGHI
- a CDS encoding FAD-binding and (Fe-S)-binding domain-containing protein, with product MNPEKLKHLAGQLEGEFYFDTTMRTLYATDASAYREMPQAVAFPKSVADIKKLIQFARQEGTSLIPRTAGTSLAGQVVGNGIVVDVSRTFTQILEVNPEESWVRVQPGVIRDELNLFLKPYGLYFGPETSTANRAMIGGMVGNNSCGSNSVIYGSTREHTLSVKAILSDGTEAEFGVLPQAEFEAKCRGENTSGELETRIYQATKAMLSHVPTQENIRREFPKPSIQRRNTGYAIDLLLESEPFTAGKEPFNFCKLIAGSEGTLAFLTEIKLHVNPLPPRETGLLCIHCHSIDESLRANLVALRYKPSASELMDSYILECTKTNIEQSQNRFFVKGDPGAILVVELGSDNIEEVKQRAQALVQDLEANGLGYHYPLVTGPDTKKVWTLRKAGLGLLSNVPGDAKPVAVIEDTAVDVNDLPEFIREFNLTLEQYNLYCVHYAHAGSGELHLRPIINLKTEEGNKLFRDIATEIAHLVKKYRGSLSGEHGDGRLRGEFIPFMIGEDNYRLVEEVKRVWDPSNIFNPGKIVNTPSMNTFLRYEPGQETPEFDTVFRFSQAGGVLRAAELCNGSGDCRKTHLTGGTMCPSYMVTRNEKDTTRGRANMLREFLTRSEKANRFNHEEIMDTMHTCLSCKGCKSECPSNVDVAKLKAEFLQHYYDANGVPFRTRLIGNFTKANQLAAMAPGIYNFLFKNTTTAAIAKKMMGFAPKRTLPLLQETTLRSWFKKHKRRSGSSNGQQAKKKVYLFCDEFTNYNDTHIGKTAVLLLERLGYEVEIPKHEESGRTYMSKGLLREAKKLAQKNVALLKGIISSDTPLVGIEPSCILSFRDEYMDLVDAGQEEDAKSLSINCLQFDEFIAREILSGNIDKSLFKEETRLIKLHGHCHQKALSSVLYTQQMLTLPKNYKVEHIPSGCCGMAGSFGYEAEHYDISMQVGELVLFPTVRQQPEEVIIAAPGTSCRHQIHDGTGRKALHPIEVLYSALR
- the nirD gene encoding nitrite reductase small subunit NirD → METLTIDVAVEWVFVCRTDDVPQNGGGCVKVGNEQIALYNFSRRGEWYATQNLCPHKQQMVLSRGMIGSTGDTCEPKVACPFHKKTFSLLSGECLTGDDYQLKTYPVKVEGDRVYIGIE